In Thermus thermamylovorans, the genomic stretch CCAGCCCCTCGGGGACCGGCCCCCGGTGCCGCCCCCGGTAGTGGGCCCGCAGGCTTCGCCCCTCAAAGCCTTGGGCCAGGCGCCGCAGGAGGAGGGAGTAGAAACCGGGGTCCTGGGAGAGCTCGAAGAAGTGGCCCCCCCCGCCCCGGACGCCGGCGAAAAGCCCCGGGCCCTCCCCCTCGGGGCGGAAGGCGATGGGCAGAAAGACCTCCTGGGCCTCCCCCTGGGCGTCCTCCAGGCGCAGCAGGGTGAGGTAGAGGGGAGGGTCCTTCTGGAGGCGCAGGGCGTCCAGGAGCTCCACCTCCTTGGGCTTCAGGGCCAGCCAGCTCCGCTCCCGGAGGGCCCCGGCCAGGGCCTGGAGGAAGGCGGCCCGGGCCCCCTCCTCCGCCAGGGTGTCGATGAAAAGCCCCTCCACCCCCCCCGCCAGGGGAACCGCGGGCACCCGCTGGGGGGCCTCCTCCGCCCAGTCGGGGAGGTGGAGGCGCTCCACTTCCTCCCGGGGCCTCAAGGCGAAGAGGGCGAAGCCGTGGGGCCCCAAGGAGAGCCGGTAGCGCCCCTCCACCGGGGGGAAGGGGCTTTGCGAGAAGAGCTCCACGGGGACGAGGCTCACCTCCCCCTCCAGGGGGAGGTCGAAGGCCTGGGTGTAGCGGGAGAGGTTGGCCACCACCAGGACCCTCTCCTCCCCGTACTCCCGCAGGTAGGCCAGGATGCGGCGGTTGGCCACGGGCAGGAGGCGCAGCCCCCCCCGGCCGAAGACCCGGGCGTGCTGGCGGCGGAGGACCAGGAAGCGCCGGACGAAGTTGAGGAGGGAGTGGGGGTTCTCCCCCTGGGCCTCCACGTTGACGAACTGGTAGCTGTAGGGCCCCTCGCTCACCGGGGGCAGGTACAGGCGGTGGTAGGGGGCGCGGGAGAAGCCCGCGTTGCGGTCCGCGGACCACTGCATGGGGGTCCTGACCCCGTTCCGGTCCCCCAGGAAGGGGTTGTCCCCCATGCCGATCTCGTCCCCGTAGTAGAGGACGGGGCTCCCCTTGAGGGTGAAGAGGAGGGCGTGGAGGAGCTCGTACCGCCTCCGGTCCCCCCCCAGAAGGGGCATGAGGCGGCGGCGGATCCCCAGGTTGAGGCGGAAGCGGGGGTCGGGGGCGTAGACCTCCCAGAGGAACTCCCGCTCCTCCTCCGTGACCTTCTCCAGGGTGAGCTCGTCGTGATTGCGCAGGAAGAGGGCCCACTGGGCGGTCTCGGGGATCCCCTCCGTCTCCCGCAGCATGGCCTCGATGGGCCCCCGGTCCTCCCGGCGCAGGGCCAGGAAGATCCGGGGCATCAGGGGGAAGTTGTAGGCCATGTGCACCCCGTCCCCCTCTCCGAAGTAGGGGAGGGTCTCCTCGGGCCACATGTTGGCCTCGGCCAGGAGGACCTTCCCCGGCCCGTAGCGCTCGTCCAGGGCCTTGCGCAGGCGCTTCACCGCCGCGATGGTCTCGGGGAGGTTTTCGCAGCTGGTCCCCTCCCGCTCGTAGAGGTAGGGGATGGCGTCCAGGCGGAAGCCGTCCACCCCCAGGTCGGCCCAGAAGAACATCACCTGGTGCATGGCCCGCTCCACCTCGGGGTTGTCCCAGTTGAGGTCCGGCTGGTGGTGGTAGAAGCGGTGCCAGTAGTAGGCCCCGGCCACCGGGTCGTAGGTCCAGTTGCTGGGCTCGAAGTCCTGGAAGATCACCCGAACCCCCTGGTACTTCTCGGGGGTGTCGCTCCACACGTAGAAGTCCCGCATGGGGCTCCCCGGCCGCCTGGCCTCCTGGAACCAGGGGTGGTCGCTGGAGGTGTGGTTGAGGACCAGCTCCACGATCACCCGCATCCCCCTTCCCCGGGCCTCGTCCAGAAAGCGCCGGAAGTCCTCCAGGCTGCCGTGGACGGGGAGGATCCGGTAGTAGTCGGCGATGTCGTACCCGTCGTCCCGCAAGGGGGACTGGAAGAAGGGCATGAGCCAGAGGGTGTCCACCCCCAGGGCCTCGAGGTAGGGGAGCTTCTGCCGCAGCCCCTCGAAGTCCCCG encodes the following:
- the treS gene encoding maltose alpha-D-glucosyltransferase, producing MDPLWYQDAVIYQLHVRSFFDANDDGYGDFEGLRQKLPYLEALGVDTLWLMPFFQSPLRDDGYDIADYYRILPVHGSLEDFRRFLDEARGRGMRVIVELVLNHTSSDHPWFQEARRPGSPMRDFYVWSDTPEKYQGVRVIFQDFEPSNWTYDPVAGAYYWHRFYHHQPDLNWDNPEVERAMHQVMFFWADLGVDGFRLDAIPYLYEREGTSCENLPETIAAVKRLRKALDERYGPGKVLLAEANMWPEETLPYFGEGDGVHMAYNFPLMPRIFLALRREDRGPIEAMLRETEGIPETAQWALFLRNHDELTLEKVTEEEREFLWEVYAPDPRFRLNLGIRRRLMPLLGGDRRRYELLHALLFTLKGSPVLYYGDEIGMGDNPFLGDRNGVRTPMQWSADRNAGFSRAPYHRLYLPPVSEGPYSYQFVNVEAQGENPHSLLNFVRRFLVLRRQHARVFGRGGLRLLPVANRRILAYLREYGEERVLVVANLSRYTQAFDLPLEGEVSLVPVELFSQSPFPPVEGRYRLSLGPHGFALFALRPREEVERLHLPDWAEEAPQRVPAVPLAGGVEGLFIDTLAEEGARAAFLQALAGALRERSWLALKPKEVELLDALRLQKDPPLYLTLLRLEDAQGEAQEVFLPIAFRPEGEGPGLFAGVRGGGGHFFELSQDPGFYSLLLRRLAQGFEGRSLRAHYRGRHRGPVPEGLELLHPGLAAGEGVWLQVGLVQDGGLERTESLLPRLGLPWALGAQGGLYWERGERRRVLALSGALPPGRPQEAFALAEGLALEGLLRLRGHAPDGGARGLLAEALRELEALARLLGVRLALLHRALREAEGEGVGVPLLNRGLGAFLALEGEVYLLALGRGERGSPLKDLARLAYDLERALYLAAEREEGLEAWVDPAADFLEEALLQAYRETSQEGWPEEGFPEAMRLLAERQRWREERPSRLRVLERWQART